A genomic stretch from Nocardia wallacei includes:
- a CDS encoding cytochrome P450 family protein has translation MSAQCPLVVDPMIGDLAGETARLRAAGPLTRLELLGVPAWTVTEHALARQLLVDPRLVKDIGAWSLWTSGAVTRQWPLIGMIDAGRSMFTVDGAEHRRLRIKTTQALTPRRLHALRPMIERFTTELLDDLAAAATGDDPVDLKAVFAYPLPMRVISELMGVPRSDHPMLLDAYKKFFSLLTPQDERLRVIEDLDVYYYDMVREKTADPTDDLTTALIQADEGGEPLTEEEVVGNLKALVAAGHETTVSLILATVRALLTHPDQFERVRSGDIEWKQAIEETLRWDGPVIHLLMRFATEDITVGDTVVEKGEGVVMSYRAIGRDTAVHGADADEFDLTRPTSGRNISFGYGPHVCPGAALARLEAAIALPALFDRFPALRLAGPVEEIRNLPVLTQNDLAEFPVRLG, from the coding sequence CCCGATGATCGGCGATCTGGCCGGGGAGACCGCCCGGCTGCGGGCGGCCGGTCCCCTCACCCGGCTCGAATTGCTCGGCGTGCCCGCGTGGACCGTCACCGAGCACGCCCTCGCCCGGCAGCTGCTGGTCGATCCGCGGCTGGTCAAGGACATCGGCGCATGGTCGCTGTGGACGTCGGGGGCGGTGACCCGGCAGTGGCCGCTGATCGGCATGATCGACGCCGGGCGGTCCATGTTCACCGTCGACGGCGCCGAGCATCGCCGATTACGCATCAAGACCACGCAGGCCCTGACGCCGCGGCGACTACACGCGTTGCGGCCCATGATCGAACGGTTCACCACCGAACTGCTCGACGACCTGGCGGCCGCCGCCACCGGTGACGACCCCGTGGATCTGAAGGCCGTGTTCGCCTACCCGCTGCCGATGCGGGTGATCAGCGAACTGATGGGGGTGCCGCGCTCGGACCATCCGATGCTGCTGGACGCCTACAAGAAATTCTTCTCCCTGCTGACCCCGCAGGACGAGCGGCTGCGGGTGATCGAGGACCTGGACGTCTACTACTACGACATGGTCCGCGAGAAGACCGCCGACCCCACCGACGATCTGACGACCGCGCTCATCCAGGCCGACGAGGGCGGGGAGCCGCTGACCGAGGAAGAGGTGGTCGGCAATCTGAAGGCCCTGGTCGCCGCAGGGCACGAGACGACCGTCAGCCTCATCCTCGCCACGGTGCGGGCCCTGCTGACCCACCCGGACCAGTTCGAGCGGGTCCGTAGCGGCGACATCGAGTGGAAGCAGGCGATCGAGGAGACGCTGCGCTGGGACGGCCCGGTGATCCATCTGCTGATGCGATTCGCCACCGAGGACATCACCGTCGGCGACACGGTCGTCGAAAAGGGCGAGGGGGTGGTGATGTCGTATCGCGCGATCGGCCGCGACACCGCCGTGCACGGCGCCGACGCCGACGAATTCGACCTGACCCGCCCCACCTCCGGACGCAATATCTCCTTCGGCTACGGGCCGCACGTGTGCCCCGGCGCCGCGCTCGCCCGGCTGGAGGCCGCCATCGCGCTCCCGGCCCTGTTCGACCGTTTCCCCGCGTTGCGGCTCGCCGGGCCGGTCGAGGAGATCCGCAATCTGCCGGTGCTGACCCAGAACGATCTCGCGGAATTTCCCGTGCGGTTGGGCTGA